In a single window of the Acinetobacter sp. CS-2 genome:
- the rpmB gene encoding 50S ribosomal protein L28 encodes MSKVCQVTGKRPVVGNNVSHANNKTKRRFEPNLHHHRFWLESEKRFVRIRLTTKGMRIIDKLGIEKVVADLRAQGQKI; translated from the coding sequence ATGTCTAAGGTTTGCCAAGTTACCGGCAAGCGTCCAGTCGTTGGAAACAATGTCTCGCACGCCAATAACAAAACCAAACGCCGGTTCGAGCCGAACCTGCATCACCACCGTTTCTGGTTAGAAAGCGAAAAACGTTTCGTACGTATTCGTTTAACCACTAAGGGTATGCGTATTATCGACAAATTGGGCATTGAAAAGGTTGTTGCTGATCTTCGTGCTCAAGGTCAAAAGATCTAA
- a CDS encoding META domain-containing protein produces the protein MLKKIFAVGILGTAIALTGCETTPSASATIETANLVQLQNRSWIATHIGNTAIKTAPTAHNIPSLQFDAITKRVSGADGCNRIMGSYAAGRDTLVLSQMAGTKMACLDNNNPSEQFNAALAKVAHYQVFGKTLKLLDRYGNVLLQFTSPVQLR, from the coding sequence ATGTTAAAAAAAATATTTGCTGTTGGCATACTGGGCACTGCTATTGCTTTGACGGGTTGTGAAACCACACCAAGTGCATCTGCTACCATTGAAACTGCCAATTTAGTGCAACTGCAAAACCGTAGCTGGATTGCCACCCATATTGGCAATACCGCAATCAAGACAGCACCGACTGCACACAATATTCCAAGTTTACAATTTGATGCCATAACTAAACGTGTCAGCGGTGCCGATGGCTGCAATCGTATTATGGGCAGCTATGCAGCAGGTCGAGATACCCTGGTGCTCAGTCAAATGGCAGGGACTAAAATGGCCTGTCTGGACAATAACAATCCGTCTGAACAATTTAATGCAGCCTTGGCTAAAGTAGCCCACTATCAGGTTTTCGGGAAAACGCTTAAATTGCTTGATCGCTACGGCAACGTACTGCTGCAATTTACCAGTCCGGTGCAACTACGTTAA
- a CDS encoding energy transducer TonB — protein MSQSSALKMQTPNPMKKKMITALLAVVVGHMGVLWAVGHMKTPELKPIEKEPLKVRFVKIQEPAKPLPPKPKAEPKKEPPKPKEVKQVEIVKKQLPPPPKKVEKVQQVKKAETQKPVIKPVEAPSKPTVTTAISETKVVKPVPVTPPPAPVTPPAPVAPPALPSPKNVSIGGSGVQWSRSPKPSYSNSDLQGQTRTAMVYIEANEKGVITSVRMVRSTGVPALDEKILRSVRSSKFKPYKENGVAYPIKANLPLELTVNPRG, from the coding sequence ATGAGTCAATCCTCCGCTCTAAAGATGCAAACTCCCAATCCAATGAAAAAGAAAATGATCACTGCTTTGCTTGCGGTGGTGGTGGGTCACATGGGCGTGTTGTGGGCGGTAGGGCACATGAAAACTCCGGAACTGAAACCGATTGAAAAAGAACCGTTAAAGGTGCGTTTTGTAAAAATTCAAGAGCCAGCAAAACCGCTACCACCAAAGCCTAAAGCGGAACCGAAAAAGGAACCCCCAAAACCGAAAGAAGTGAAACAGGTTGAAATTGTAAAAAAACAGCTTCCACCCCCACCGAAAAAGGTAGAAAAGGTTCAACAAGTTAAAAAAGCAGAAACACAGAAACCCGTGATCAAACCGGTGGAAGCACCATCCAAACCGACAGTAACGACCGCGATTTCTGAAACCAAAGTGGTGAAACCTGTTCCGGTGACACCTCCACCTGCGCCAGTTACACCGCCTGCACCGGTTGCGCCTCCTGCATTGCCATCACCAAAAAATGTTTCGATTGGTGGTTCAGGCGTGCAATGGAGTCGTTCTCCTAAACCATCCTATAGCAATAGCGACCTGCAAGGGCAAACGCGTACAGCCATGGTGTATATTGAAGCGAATGAAAAAGGGGTAATTACCTCAGTGCGTATGGTACGTTCGACCGGTGTTCCTGCTTTAGATGAAAAGATTTTACGCTCAGTGCGTAGTTCCAAATTCAAACCGTACAAAGAAAATGGCGTGGCTTATCCAATCAAGGCTAACCTCCCATTGGAATTGACAGTGAATCCACGCGGCTAA
- the purU gene encoding formyltetrahydrofolate deformylase has translation MNMSTANTARLLITCEDKPGIVQAVSSFLYHQGANITALDQYATEAQGGRYFMRVEFELENLQSRKESLTQTFATNVAERYDMHWRLALVSDVKKVGILVSKVDHALLELLWRHARGGLPCEITKVVSNHDTLREAVENFGIPFEVVPVNKENKREAYAKIDEIMQGNDLLILARYMQILDEEFVKNWEMKIINIHHSFLPAFVGANPYKQAYDKGVKLIGATAHYVTADLDQGPIIEQDVERVNHDFTVDQLRELGQDVERNVLARAVKWYLEDRIIVDGNKTVVFQ, from the coding sequence ATGAATATGTCCACTGCTAACACGGCACGTTTACTGATTACTTGTGAAGATAAACCAGGTATCGTGCAAGCTGTTTCGAGCTTTTTGTATCATCAGGGAGCAAATATTACCGCACTTGATCAATACGCGACTGAAGCTCAGGGCGGACGTTATTTCATGCGTGTTGAATTTGAACTGGAAAATTTGCAAAGCCGTAAAGAAAGTTTAACCCAGACTTTTGCCACCAATGTGGCAGAACGCTATGACATGCACTGGCGTCTGGCACTGGTCAGTGATGTGAAAAAAGTCGGGATTCTGGTTTCTAAAGTCGATCATGCCTTGCTTGAGCTGTTATGGCGTCATGCGCGTGGCGGTTTACCATGTGAAATTACCAAAGTGGTTTCAAACCATGACACCTTGCGTGAAGCAGTAGAAAACTTTGGTATTCCATTTGAAGTGGTGCCGGTGAATAAAGAAAATAAACGTGAAGCCTATGCCAAAATTGATGAAATCATGCAGGGCAACGATTTACTGATTCTTGCGCGTTATATGCAAATTCTGGATGAAGAGTTTGTTAAAAACTGGGAAATGAAAATTATCAACATCCACCATTCTTTCTTGCCAGCCTTTGTTGGTGCGAACCCGTATAAACAGGCCTATGATAAAGGGGTGAAACTGATTGGTGCAACAGCGCATTATGTGACTGCTGACCTCGATCAGGGCCCGATCATTGAGCAAGATGTAGAACGAGTAAATCACGATTTTACCGTCGATCAGCTCCGTGAACTCGGACAAGATGTGGAACGTAATGTTTTGGCTCGTGCAGTGAAATGGTATCTGGAAGACCGTATTATTGTGGATGGCAACAAAACAGTTGTTTTTCAATAA
- a CDS encoding cation:proton antiporter encodes MPHDVDLIILLAVGFGLALIFGYIAARIRLPPLIGYLVAGIVISPNTPGIVGDIHLANQLAELGVMFLMFGVGMHFSLTDLMQVRRIALPGAVLQIAVATLLGIGVTMIWGWSFGSALVFGLSLSCASTVVLLKALGDQGLINSVNGKIAVGWLLVEDLVMVLVLVLLPATAVLLGGTAISGSDPNANIWMTLAITLLKVAGFIAFMLIVGKRLVPWIMQIVARLGSRELFTLTVVAAAVSIAFGAYKVFGVSMALGAFFAGMVVKESDFSHRAEEETLPLREIFSILFFVSVGMLFDPMILVQQPWHVLAVVAIIMVGKTIAAMALVLFFRYPINTALTVGASLAQIGEFSFILATLGVSLNLLSLEGQNLILAGALTSITLNSFVFSAIEPVQNWIRERSHLARLLERSGDPLSMLPDEVSQEYLRDQVVIVGHGEVGRRITKALMQQEIKVVIAEENREIVESLRDKGIAAVSGHATEAGVLIQAHIQHARLLVLSPMDILDIHKIVDIAKTLNPQIQVLVCAESKEEAEVIRRENIGQVYFAKEEMAINMTNHILNQIQIAHHQAPTH; translated from the coding sequence GTGCCTCATGATGTAGATCTGATTATATTACTTGCCGTTGGCTTTGGACTGGCACTCATTTTTGGCTATATTGCTGCACGTATTCGTCTTCCTCCCCTAATTGGCTATTTAGTTGCGGGTATTGTGATTAGCCCGAATACACCAGGCATTGTGGGCGATATTCATCTTGCCAACCAGCTGGCTGAACTTGGGGTCATGTTCCTGATGTTTGGTGTCGGGATGCACTTTTCCTTAACCGACCTGATGCAGGTACGCCGTATTGCCTTACCAGGTGCAGTTCTGCAAATTGCTGTAGCAACCTTGCTTGGTATAGGCGTAACGATGATCTGGGGCTGGAGTTTTGGCTCGGCACTGGTGTTTGGTCTAAGCCTGTCCTGTGCCAGTACCGTGGTCCTCCTGAAAGCCTTGGGAGACCAAGGTCTGATTAACTCTGTAAACGGCAAGATTGCCGTGGGCTGGTTATTGGTTGAAGATCTAGTCATGGTACTGGTACTGGTACTGCTCCCTGCCACTGCAGTTTTACTGGGTGGAACAGCAATTTCCGGCTCAGACCCAAATGCCAATATCTGGATGACCTTAGCGATTACCCTGCTTAAAGTAGCCGGCTTTATTGCCTTTATGCTGATTGTGGGTAAACGTCTGGTACCCTGGATTATGCAGATCGTTGCCCGTCTGGGATCGCGTGAACTGTTTACCTTGACCGTAGTGGCCGCTGCAGTTTCTATAGCCTTTGGTGCTTATAAGGTTTTTGGGGTGTCGATGGCACTGGGTGCATTTTTCGCCGGGATGGTGGTCAAAGAGTCCGATTTTAGCCACCGTGCCGAAGAAGAAACGCTTCCACTACGCGAAATTTTTTCCATTTTATTCTTTGTCTCGGTGGGAATGCTGTTTGATCCCATGATCTTAGTGCAGCAACCGTGGCATGTGCTTGCCGTGGTGGCCATTATTATGGTTGGCAAGACTATCGCGGCAATGGCACTGGTGCTGTTCTTCCGTTATCCAATTAACACCGCTTTAACAGTGGGTGCCAGCCTTGCACAAATTGGCGAGTTTTCTTTTATTTTGGCAACTTTAGGCGTTTCACTAAATCTATTGTCTTTAGAAGGACAAAACCTGATTTTAGCCGGTGCACTTACCTCCATTACCTTAAATTCATTTGTGTTCTCTGCCATTGAACCGGTACAAAACTGGATTCGTGAACGCTCACATTTGGCCCGCTTGCTTGAACGTAGTGGTGACCCGCTATCGATGTTGCCAGATGAAGTCTCACAAGAATACTTGCGTGATCAGGTGGTGATTGTTGGTCATGGTGAGGTGGGACGCCGCATTACCAAAGCCTTAATGCAGCAAGAAATTAAAGTGGTAATTGCCGAGGAAAACCGTGAGATCGTTGAAAGCCTACGTGACAAAGGCATTGCGGCGGTATCGGGACACGCGACCGAAGCAGGGGTACTCATTCAGGCGCATATCCAACATGCACGCCTGCTGGTACTGTCTCCAATGGATATTCTGGATATCCATAAAATTGTCGACATTGCCAAAACCTTGAATCCACAAATTCAGGTATTGGTATGTGCCGAAAGCAAGGAAGAAGCTGAAGTGATTCGCCGTGAAAATATTGGTCAGGTTTATTTTGCCAAAGAAGAAATGGCCATCAACATGACCAATCATATTTTAAATCAGATTCAGATTGCGCATCATCAAGCACCAACACACTAA
- a CDS encoding DUF6586 family protein: MSRVARFHADRTNQKLYFARLACQQAEQTDHIQQAQAHREAAVFHLHGAVLAFLQELVRYYRLNDFAPTLKSIEEHMAEKGQISPEVTVMQQLAKQGFIAELKRAYRMCQYAPEPSAPEPEDETSSNLIIKVTQTPQAWLPDTKILREWHRDLTQLIDGFRNEMVEF, from the coding sequence ATGTCTCGTGTTGCTCGCTTTCATGCCGATCGTACCAATCAGAAACTGTATTTTGCACGTCTTGCATGTCAACAAGCAGAACAAACCGACCATATTCAACAGGCTCAGGCACATCGTGAAGCGGCGGTATTTCATTTGCATGGTGCGGTATTGGCATTTTTGCAGGAACTGGTTCGTTACTACCGGTTAAATGACTTTGCTCCGACCTTGAAATCGATTGAAGAACATATGGCAGAAAAAGGACAGATTTCGCCTGAAGTGACTGTGATGCAGCAGTTGGCGAAACAGGGTTTTATTGCCGAGCTGAAACGTGCCTACCGTATGTGTCAATATGCACCGGAACCGAGTGCGCCGGAACCTGAAGATGAAACCTCTTCCAACCTGATTATTAAAGTGACCCAAACCCCTCAAGCCTGGTTGCCGGATACCAAAATTCTGCGTGAATGGCACCGCGACCTGACCCAGCTGATTGACGGTTTTCGTAATGAGATGGTTGAATTTTAA
- a CDS encoding coniferyl aldehyde dehydrogenase — protein MNSQTKTTSMTPHSFNIQHLHDVLEQQKHAYLRHSFPSAKERIDRLARLKRILVKYQDQFAEAINQDYGNRSIGETKIGELLTCLEQIRYYSKHLTGWMKPSKRHVGIIHQPAKAWVQYQPLGVIGIIAPWNYPLLLSVGPLICAIAAGNHAMIKISSASSHFGRALEKALGEAFPTELVAVINGGGPVSDAFSHLAFDKIVFTGSTEIGKTVMAAAAANLVPVILELGGKSPVLVHPSIDLQDVAQRLAAGKLWNSGQTCVAPDYMFLPKGKTAEFIEHFKACVEEMYPSIEYNQDYTSIINDKQYNRLQGYLEDARTHGAKIIELNPAHEDLSKVRKIAPTVVTGVTTEMRIMKEEIFGPILPILEYDQIDDVIDFINSRPRPLALYYFDFDQARADYVAQHTHSGHFGQNMVLTHVAQDDLPFGGVGASGMGKYHGPEGFFSLSHERSVMSNPKLYSLKFILPPFNKPIHKLISKTLLR, from the coding sequence ATGAACAGTCAGACAAAAACAACTTCAATGACACCACATTCGTTTAATATTCAGCACTTACACGACGTACTAGAACAGCAAAAGCACGCTTACCTGCGTCATTCCTTTCCATCGGCAAAAGAGCGGATTGACCGTTTAGCACGCCTCAAGCGTATCTTAGTTAAATATCAAGATCAATTTGCTGAAGCAATTAATCAGGACTATGGTAACCGTTCTATTGGTGAAACCAAAATCGGTGAACTACTCACCTGCCTTGAACAGATCAGATATTATAGCAAGCATTTGACCGGCTGGATGAAACCTTCGAAGCGCCATGTTGGAATTATCCATCAGCCGGCAAAAGCATGGGTGCAATATCAACCCTTGGGTGTGATCGGGATTATTGCTCCATGGAACTACCCATTATTGTTGTCGGTTGGTCCACTGATTTGTGCAATTGCCGCCGGTAACCATGCCATGATCAAGATTTCTAGTGCCTCCAGCCATTTTGGTCGTGCCTTGGAAAAAGCATTAGGTGAAGCATTTCCGACCGAACTGGTTGCCGTGATTAATGGTGGCGGACCAGTTTCCGATGCTTTTAGCCATTTAGCCTTTGATAAAATTGTTTTTACCGGTTCAACCGAAATTGGTAAAACCGTCATGGCAGCAGCCGCAGCAAACCTGGTGCCGGTAATTTTAGAACTGGGCGGAAAATCACCGGTACTGGTTCATCCTTCTATTGATTTGCAAGATGTGGCACAGCGCCTGGCTGCAGGTAAACTGTGGAATTCAGGTCAAACCTGTGTGGCACCGGACTATATGTTCCTGCCTAAAGGTAAAACCGCCGAATTTATTGAGCATTTTAAAGCCTGTGTGGAAGAGATGTATCCGAGTATTGAGTACAATCAGGATTACACCTCGATTATTAATGACAAACAATACAACCGCCTGCAGGGCTATCTGGAAGATGCCCGTACCCATGGGGCTAAAATTATTGAATTAAATCCGGCACATGAAGATTTAAGCAAGGTTCGAAAAATTGCGCCAACTGTCGTGACCGGTGTCACAACGGAAATGCGGATTATGAAAGAAGAAATTTTTGGTCCGATCCTTCCTATTCTCGAATATGATCAAATTGACGATGTGATTGACTTTATTAATAGCCGTCCTCGTCCACTTGCATTATACTATTTCGACTTTGATCAGGCGCGTGCCGACTATGTCGCACAGCATACTCATTCAGGGCATTTCGGACAGAATATGGTATTAACCCATGTAGCACAGGATGACTTACCTTTTGGTGGGGTCGGTGCTTCAGGTATGGGCAAATATCATGGTCCAGAAGGTTTCTTCAGTTTGTCGCATGAACGGTCAGTAATGTCTAATCCAAAGCTGTATAGCTTAAAATTCATTCTCCCACCGTTTAACAAGCCGATTCACAAACTGATTTCCAAGACCCTTCTTCGCTAA
- the msrA gene encoding peptide-methionine (S)-S-oxide reductase MsrA, with the protein MQQALFGGGCFWCVEAVFLQLKGVEKVVSGYAGGHTEHPSYDDICRGDTNHAEVILIDYDETQISFVQLLDVFFTTHDPTTLNRQGNDIGTQYRSVIYYFNDEQQQQAQHTINALKAEGLNIVTELSPAPQFYPAEEYHQNFFARNPAQGYCNFTIPPKLMKLRSKFQDLLKPE; encoded by the coding sequence ATGCAACAGGCCTTATTCGGTGGTGGATGCTTCTGGTGTGTCGAAGCCGTTTTTTTACAGTTAAAAGGTGTGGAAAAAGTGGTCAGTGGTTATGCTGGTGGCCATACTGAACATCCCAGTTATGATGATATTTGCCGTGGCGATACCAACCATGCCGAAGTCATTCTGATTGATTATGATGAAACGCAAATAAGCTTCGTTCAGCTGTTAGATGTCTTTTTTACCACGCATGATCCAACGACCTTAAACCGTCAAGGTAATGACATCGGCACTCAATATCGTTCTGTGATTTATTATTTTAATGATGAACAGCAACAGCAGGCACAACATACAATTAATGCCCTGAAAGCAGAAGGTCTCAATATTGTGACTGAGCTAAGCCCTGCACCGCAGTTCTACCCTGCCGAAGAATATCACCAGAATTTCTTTGCCCGCAATCCTGCGCAAGGCTATTGCAATTTCACCATCCCTCCGAAATTAATGAAATTGCGCAGCAAGTTTCAGGACCTGCTGAAACCGGAATAA
- the rpmG gene encoding 50S ribosomal protein L33 translates to MRDKIRLVSSAGTGYFYTTTKNKRTMPEKMEIKKFDPKIRQHVIFKEAKIK, encoded by the coding sequence ATGCGTGATAAAATTCGCCTAGTTTCTTCAGCTGGTACAGGTTATTTCTATACTACGACTAAGAACAAACGTACTATGCCGGAAAAAATGGAAATCAAAAAATTTGATCCAAAAATCCGTCAACACGTAATCTTCAAAGAAGCTAAAATTAAATAA
- a CDS encoding MotA/TolQ/ExbB proton channel family protein has translation MNFSVYWQHADAVSKTLYFVLLAMSIATWTIFILRIMGTRQLKQQAYAQLSQALSKLKAKFAALNFEQRKAVAEQALLRQISVEKSNAEKGVAVLGTIASLAPFVGLFGTVWGIFHALVAVGKSGQAGLAQVATPVGEALIMTGLGLAVAIPAVLAYNMCTRANRSLSHELQDQAHSLLIDTMLQQDSAAQVETKAATNNLVGGQA, from the coding sequence ATGAACTTTTCAGTTTATTGGCAACATGCTGATGCAGTGAGTAAAACCCTGTATTTCGTGTTATTGGCAATGTCGATTGCGACATGGACCATCTTCATTTTACGTATAATGGGGACTCGCCAACTGAAGCAACAAGCTTATGCTCAACTTTCTCAAGCGTTAAGCAAGTTAAAAGCAAAATTTGCAGCTTTGAATTTTGAACAACGTAAAGCGGTCGCTGAACAGGCGTTGTTGCGTCAAATTTCAGTTGAAAAATCCAATGCTGAAAAAGGTGTGGCAGTTTTGGGTACCATTGCTTCACTGGCACCGTTTGTGGGTTTGTTTGGTACGGTTTGGGGTATTTTCCACGCGCTGGTTGCAGTAGGTAAGAGTGGTCAGGCAGGTCTGGCACAAGTGGCGACACCTGTTGGTGAAGCCTTGATTATGACCGGTCTGGGTTTGGCTGTCGCGATTCCTGCGGTACTGGCTTATAACATGTGTACCCGTGCCAATCGAAGTTTGTCACATGAGTTACAAGATCAGGCACACAGTTTGTTGATTGATACCATGTTGCAACAGGACAGTGCAGCTCAGGTAGAAACTAAAGCAGCAACAAACAATCTGGTGGGAGGTCAGGCTTAA
- a CDS encoding TetR/AcrR family transcriptional regulator produces the protein MSHSKTVKTKERILQLSLQLFNERGERSVTTNHIAAELNMSPGNLYYHFRNKNEIIKELMEQYQGETLEMLALPDDRPLDANDKIRYFQVLSSQLWAYRFLHRDVYHLVENNEDFRKMYPRFAGQVMQQGQKIYKAFVNAGLMEMTDSEIEALIINLWIVLTNWTNFLYMSGHITDSNHLEEKWVWQALRQMVFLEGAYLRGESRQTYEHLLETLGPSELFESLSSSKKHDAG, from the coding sequence ATGTCTCACTCCAAAACGGTGAAAACCAAAGAACGTATTTTACAGCTCAGCTTACAGTTATTTAATGAACGCGGTGAGCGTTCGGTAACAACCAATCATATTGCAGCTGAACTAAATATGAGCCCGGGTAATTTGTATTACCATTTTCGCAATAAAAACGAAATCATCAAAGAGTTAATGGAGCAGTATCAAGGCGAAACTCTGGAGATGCTGGCATTGCCTGATGATCGTCCGCTTGATGCCAACGATAAAATTCGTTATTTTCAGGTGCTGAGCAGCCAGCTTTGGGCCTATCGCTTTTTGCATCGTGATGTCTATCATTTGGTTGAAAATAATGAAGATTTTAGAAAAATGTATCCACGCTTTGCCGGACAGGTGATGCAGCAGGGGCAAAAAATCTATAAAGCTTTCGTGAATGCGGGCTTAATGGAAATGACAGACTCAGAAATTGAAGCCCTGATTATTAACTTGTGGATTGTTTTGACCAACTGGACCAACTTCCTGTATATGTCAGGTCATATTACCGATTCGAACCATCTGGAAGAAAAGTGGGTCTGGCAGGCATTACGTCAAATGGTATTTCTGGAAGGGGCTTACCTGCGTGGTGAAAGCCGTCAAACCTATGAACATTTACTTGAAACGCTTGGCCCTTCAGAGCTTTTTGAAAGTTTATCGTCCAGTAAAAAACATGATGCAGGCTAG
- a CDS encoding ExbD/TolR family protein yields MGFQLGEDNDVGMNEMNLIPLIDIMLVLMIIFLVTATVANPSIPLTLPKTTADITDLPPKNVTISINASGEVAWNGKVLTLDELQTKFNQAGQEQHQPTIILKADKESRYDTVAQVMSRASEAGLSDIAFATDN; encoded by the coding sequence ATGGGCTTTCAATTGGGCGAAGACAACGATGTAGGTATGAATGAGATGAACCTCATTCCACTAATCGATATTATGTTGGTATTGATGATCATCTTCCTGGTGACAGCAACCGTTGCTAACCCGTCAATTCCATTAACCTTACCTAAAACAACAGCAGATATTACGGATTTGCCGCCTAAAAACGTCACCATCAGTATTAATGCCAGTGGAGAGGTTGCCTGGAATGGCAAGGTGCTCACGCTTGATGAATTGCAGACGAAATTTAACCAAGCGGGTCAGGAACAGCATCAGCCAACCATTATTCTGAAAGCAGATAAAGAATCACGTTATGACACGGTTGCTCAAGTGATGTCTCGTGCGAGCGAAGCCGGGCTCAGCGATATTGCCTTTGCGACTGATAACTAA
- a CDS encoding RNA recognition motif domain-containing protein, whose protein sequence is MKILVRNLERTVTEAELLELFKQYGTVDSCTLVLDAATGKSKGFAFVEMPHGREAVKAIKGLNTLRLHGQGIRVKQAEDKSAAE, encoded by the coding sequence ATGAAAATTTTAGTCCGTAATTTAGAACGTACAGTGACAGAAGCTGAATTGCTGGAATTGTTTAAGCAATATGGCACGGTAGATTCATGCACCTTGGTTTTAGATGCTGCCACAGGTAAATCAAAGGGTTTTGCTTTTGTGGAAATGCCACATGGCCGTGAAGCGGTGAAAGCGATTAAAGGCTTAAATACCCTGCGTTTGCATGGACAGGGTATTCGGGTCAAGCAGGCTGAAGACAAGTCAGCGGCAGAATAA